From one Lycium ferocissimum isolate CSIRO_LF1 chromosome 5, AGI_CSIRO_Lferr_CH_V1, whole genome shotgun sequence genomic stretch:
- the LOC132057753 gene encoding small ribosomal subunit protein uS2c gives MTFKLSSELVDAAKESGDAIRKKEETHRMAEELLLALYYLVYVTELITFEITDYTQKILFGSLFIPMSLIPRRSSSTSRYWNINLEEMMEAGVHFGDGTRKWNPKMAPYISAKRKGIHITNLTRTAHFLSEACDLVFDATSRGKQFLIVCTKNKAADSVEWAAIRARCHYVNKKWLGGMLTNWSTTEKRLHKFRDLRTEQKTEGFHRLPKRDAAVLKRQLSRLETYLGGIKYMTGLPDIVIIIDQQEEYTALRECITLGIPTISLIDTNCNPDLADISIPANDDAIASIRFILNKLVFAICEGRSSYIQNS, from the exons ATGACTTTCAAATTAAGTTCTGAATTAGTGGATGCTGCCAAAGAGAGTGGCGATGCCATACGCAAAAAGGAAGAGACTCATAGAATGGCAGAG GAACTTTTGCTTGCATTGTATTATTTGGTTTACGTAACGGAATTGATAACATTCGAGATTACAGATTATACACAAAAGATCCTTTTTGGCTCTCTCTTTATCCCTATGTCTCTTATCCCTAGGAGGTCTTCCTCCACTAGCAG ATATTGGAacataaatttggaagagatGATGGAGGCAGGAGTTCATTTTGGTGATGGTACTAGGAAATGGAATCCTAAAATGGCGCCTTATATCTCGGCAAAGCGTAAGGGTATTCATATTACAAATCTTACTAGAACTGCTCATTTTTTATCAGAAGCTTGTGATTTAGTTTTTGACGCTACAAGTAGGGGAAAACAATTCTTAATTGTTTGTACCAAAAACAAAGCAGCTGATTCAGTAGAGTGGGCTGCGATAAGGGCTCGGTGTCATTATGTTAATAAAAAGTGGCTCGGCGGCATGTTAACAAATTGGTCTACTACAGAAAAAAGACTTCATAAGTTTAGGGACTTGAGAACTGAACAAAAGACAGAGGGATTCCACCGTCTTCCGAAAAGGGATGCAGCTGTGTTGAAGAGACAATTATCTCGCTTGGAAACATATCTAGGCGGGATTAAATATATGACGGGATTGCCTGATATTGTAATCATCATCGATCAGCAAGAAGAATATACGGCTCTTCGAGAATGTATAACTTTGGGAATTCCAACCATTTCTTTAATCGATACAAATTGTAATCCCGATCTCGCGGATATTTCTATTCCAGCAAATGATGACGCTATAGCTTCAATTCGATTCATTCTTAACAAATTAGTATTCGCAATTTGTGAGGGTCGTTCTAGCTATATACAAAATTCTTGA